In Pseudovibrio brasiliensis, the following are encoded in one genomic region:
- the fbaA gene encoding class II fructose-bisphosphate aldolase, with amino-acid sequence MGKLKPGVIFGEDYKTLIEACREGKFALPAVNVVGTDSINAVLEAAAANNTDIIIQLSNGGAQFYAGKGIKDSFQAKVLGAVSAAQHVHLLAEHYGVGVVLHTDHADKSLIPWLEELIKHGEEFYKAHGKPLFTSHMLDLSAEDIEFNLSESERLLKMMAPLEMSLEIELGVTGGEEDGIGSDEDIGADNPKLYTQPEDVLQAYDRLNPLGHFSVAASFGNVHGVYKPGNVKLRPEILRESQKLVRETHNLGENPLALVFHGGSGSEKSKITESLNYGVFKMNIDTDTQFAFSEKVGAYVEANANAFKYQIDPESGAPTKKQYDPRKWLREGELGIIERLKEACEDLNCVGKSLCQ; translated from the coding sequence ATGGGAAAGCTCAAGCCGGGCGTCATCTTTGGTGAAGACTATAAAACCCTGATTGAAGCATGCCGCGAAGGTAAATTCGCTTTGCCTGCGGTCAACGTTGTTGGAACGGACTCCATCAACGCAGTTCTTGAAGCAGCAGCTGCAAACAATACAGACATTATCATTCAGCTCTCCAATGGTGGTGCGCAGTTCTATGCCGGTAAAGGCATCAAGGACAGCTTCCAGGCGAAAGTGCTTGGCGCAGTTTCTGCAGCTCAGCACGTGCACCTGCTGGCAGAGCATTACGGTGTTGGCGTTGTGCTGCACACCGACCACGCAGACAAGAGCCTGATCCCTTGGCTGGAAGAACTCATCAAGCATGGCGAAGAGTTCTACAAAGCCCACGGCAAGCCGCTGTTCACCTCTCACATGCTGGATCTTTCTGCAGAAGACATCGAGTTCAACCTGTCTGAAAGTGAACGCCTGCTGAAGATGATGGCTCCGCTGGAAATGAGCCTTGAGATTGAACTGGGCGTGACCGGTGGTGAAGAAGACGGTATCGGTTCTGATGAAGATATCGGAGCAGATAATCCAAAGCTTTACACCCAGCCAGAAGACGTGCTGCAGGCATATGATCGCCTGAACCCACTGGGTCACTTCTCCGTGGCTGCGTCCTTCGGCAACGTGCACGGCGTTTACAAGCCAGGCAACGTGAAGCTACGTCCAGAAATTCTTCGTGAAAGCCAGAAGCTGGTTCGCGAAACCCATAATCTGGGCGAAAACCCACTGGCACTGGTGTTCCACGGTGGTTCCGGTTCTGAAAAATCCAAGATCACAGAGAGCCTGAACTACGGTGTGTTCAAAATGAACATCGACACCGACACTCAGTTCGCATTCTCTGAAAAAGTTGGTGCGTATGTGGAAGCAAACGCCAATGCTTTCAAATACCAGATCGACCCGGAGAGCGGTGCTCCAACCAAGAAGCAGTACGACCCACGCAAATGGCTGCGTGAAGGTGAGCTGGGCATCATCGAGCGCCTGAAAGAAGCCTGCGAAGACCTGAACTGCGTCGGCAAGAGCCTCTGCCAGTAA
- a CDS encoding (Fe-S)-binding protein: MARQRRPKFKKDARVGLFVSCTTNLFRPSLIKAAVHLLEKAGYEVEAPTIQSCCGLVSLRSNELDDARDLAKEVISQFGHYDFVAVLSPFCAKVFERAYMPLLSEQSEELAKITAKFTRKCFEVSDLLLAAPDFAPNLTGFAGKVAFLDVSDAPNLFGSQVASRALLGQMEQVSVVDLPQICASQVKGAPDGTISPELGQGDLSGLLHAVRSCGAGTLVSTDLALLMELSTHLRKYGSAIELRPVLEVLAGDTQSMPIGISARVMAGQSVL, encoded by the coding sequence ATGGCCAGACAACGACGCCCAAAATTCAAGAAGGATGCCCGGGTCGGCCTGTTTGTTTCCTGCACCACCAATCTCTTCCGCCCATCCCTCATCAAAGCTGCTGTGCATCTCCTGGAGAAGGCTGGCTATGAGGTGGAAGCGCCTACCATACAAAGTTGCTGTGGGCTCGTTTCCTTGCGCTCCAATGAGCTGGATGACGCGCGGGATCTGGCGAAGGAAGTGATTTCGCAGTTTGGCCATTATGATTTCGTGGCTGTGCTGTCGCCGTTTTGCGCCAAGGTGTTTGAGCGGGCATATATGCCTCTGCTCTCCGAGCAATCTGAGGAACTTGCCAAGATCACGGCCAAGTTTACGCGCAAGTGTTTTGAGGTATCTGACCTTCTGCTTGCCGCACCAGACTTTGCGCCGAATTTGACTGGGTTTGCAGGCAAGGTTGCGTTTCTGGATGTATCTGATGCGCCGAACCTGTTTGGCAGTCAGGTTGCCTCCCGTGCTCTGCTTGGGCAGATGGAGCAGGTTTCTGTTGTCGATCTTCCCCAGATCTGCGCGTCTCAGGTGAAGGGGGCCCCGGATGGCACAATCTCGCCAGAGCTTGGACAGGGGGACCTGAGCGGACTACTGCATGCGGTTCGCTCTTGTGGTGCAGGTACGCTGGTGTCCACTGATCTGGCTTTGCTGATGGAGCTTTCAACGCATCTGCGCAAGTATGGGTCCGCGATTGAATTGCGGCCTGTGCTTGAGGTTCTGGCAGGGGACACGCAGTCCATGCCCATTGGCATCAGCGCCCGTGTGATGGCAGGACAGTCCGTCCTCTGA